A stretch of Clostridiales bacterium DNA encodes these proteins:
- the rplL gene encoding 50S ribosomal protein L7/L12, whose protein sequence is MASEKVLKVIEEVEALTVLELSELVKELEEKFGVSAAAPVAVAAAPAAGGAAASEEKTEFTVVLKDGGSEKIQAIKLVREFTGLGLKEAKDLVSSAPATLKESVSKDEAASIEAKFKEIGATVEIK, encoded by the coding sequence ATGGCTAGTGAAAAAGTATTAAAGGTAATTGAAGAAGTAGAGGCTTTAACAGTTTTAGAGTTATCAGAGTTAGTAAAAGAATTAGAGGAGAAGTTTGGTGTATCAGCAGCAGCTCCAGTAGCAGTAGCAGCAGCACCGGCAGCAGGTGGAGCAGCAGCTTCAGAGGAAAAAACTGAGTTTACTGTTGTATTAAAAGACGGTGGATCAGAGAAGATACAAGCTATTAAATTAGTAAGAGAATTTACAGGATTAGGATTAAAAGAGGCTAAAGATCTAGTAAGTTCTGCACCAGCTACATTAAAAGAAAGTGTATCAAAAGACGAAGCAGCTTCAATAGAAGCTAAATTTAAAGAAATCGGAGCAACAGTAGAAATAAAGTAA
- a CDS encoding 50S ribosomal protein L10 encodes MPSKQILEAKKTIVEQLTEKISNSKTVVLVDYRGLTVEQDTELRTALRKANVKYEVVKNTLTRFAMNNSGYSEVDAYLNGPTAIAYSYEDVVAPAKVIEEFAKKFEHLEVKIGIVEGSIFDEKKIKELSELPSREELIAKVLAGFNSPIAGFVNVLNGNLRGLVVALNAIAEKKANA; translated from the coding sequence GTGCCAAGTAAGCAAATATTGGAGGCTAAAAAGACTATAGTTGAGCAACTTACAGAAAAGATTTCTAATTCGAAGACAGTTGTACTTGTTGATTATAGAGGATTGACAGTTGAGCAAGATACAGAACTTAGAACTGCTCTTAGAAAAGCAAATGTTAAGTATGAAGTTGTGAAGAATACACTTACTAGGTTTGCTATGAACAATAGTGGTTATAGTGAAGTGGATGCGTATTTAAATGGACCTACAGCTATAGCATATAGTTATGAGGATGTTGTAGCTCCTGCTAAGGTGATAGAGGAGTTTGCTAAAAAGTTTGAGCATCTTGAAGTAAAAATAGGAATAGTAGAGGGAAGTATCTTTGACGAGAAGAAGATAAAAGAGTTGTCAGAGTTACCATCAAGAGAAGAGCTTATTGCGAAAGTACTTGCAGGATTCAATTCACCAATTGCAGGCTTTGTAAATGTTCTTAACGGAAATTTACGAGGACTAGTTGTTGCATTGAATGCGATTGCAGAGAAAAAAGCAAATGCGTAA
- the rplA gene encoding 50S ribosomal protein L1: MKKGKKYAESSKLVDKLKLYDPEEALGLVQQTAKAKFDETIEVHIRLGVDSRHADQQVRGAVVLPHGTGKKVRVLVFAKGDKATEAEKAGADYVGDADLVAKIQNDNWFEFDVVVATPDMMGVVGRLGKVLGPKGLMPNPKAGTVTMDITKAIADIKAGKIEYRLDKTNIIHCPIGKASFGTEKLTENFRTLLAAVVKAKPSASKGQYIKSLVIASTMGPGIKINPAKVME, from the coding sequence ATGAAAAAAGGAAAGAAGTATGCTGAAAGTTCAAAACTTGTTGATAAGTTGAAATTATATGATCCTGAAGAGGCATTAGGTTTGGTTCAGCAAACAGCGAAGGCTAAGTTTGATGAGACAATAGAAGTTCATATAAGACTTGGAGTAGATTCAAGGCACGCGGATCAGCAGGTAAGAGGTGCGGTTGTGTTACCTCATGGAACAGGGAAAAAAGTAAGAGTGTTAGTATTTGCTAAGGGAGATAAAGCTACTGAAGCAGAGAAGGCCGGAGCTGATTATGTAGGGGATGCAGATTTAGTAGCAAAAATTCAAAATGACAATTGGTTTGAGTTTGATGTTGTAGTAGCAACTCCTGACATGATGGGTGTAGTTGGTAGACTAGGTAAGGTGTTAGGACCTAAGGGGTTAATGCCAAATCCTAAAGCAGGTACAGTTACAATGGATATAACAAAAGCCATAGCTGATATAAAGGCCGGAAAGATAGAGTATAGATTAGATAAAACTAATATTATACACTGTCCAATAGGAAAGGCGTCATTTGGGACAGAAAAATTAACAGAAAACTTCCGCACATTATTAGCGGCAGTAGTTAAAGCAAAGCCATCGGCTTCAAAAGGCCAATACATAAAGAGCTTGGTTATTGCGTCTACAATGGGTCCTGGAATAAAAATTAATCCTGCAAAGGTTATGGAATAA
- the rplK gene encoding 50S ribosomal protein L11: MAKKVTAVVKLQISAGKATPAPPVGPALGQHGVNIGGFCKEFNEKTAKDAGLVIPVVITIYADRSFSFVLKTPPASVLLKKACKIESGSGKPNKDKVAKISWDEVLKIAEQKMPDLNAATVEAAANMVAGTARSMGIVVEGKPVNVNS, translated from the coding sequence ATGGCTAAAAAAGTTACAGCCGTTGTAAAATTACAGATTAGTGCAGGAAAAGCAACTCCGGCTCCACCGGTAGGACCAGCTTTAGGACAGCATGGTGTTAATATTGGTGGGTTTTGTAAGGAGTTTAATGAGAAGACAGCGAAAGATGCAGGATTAGTAATACCAGTAGTTATTACTATATATGCTGACAGATCATTTTCGTTTGTGTTAAAGACACCACCTGCATCTGTGTTGTTAAAGAAAGCGTGTAAGATTGAGAGTGGCTCAGGAAAACCTAATAAAGATAAGGTAGCAAAAATATCTTGGGATGAGGTATTAAAGATTGCTGAGCAGAAAATGCCTGACTTAAATGCCGCGACAGTAGAAGCAGCTGCAAATATGGTTGCAGGTACAGCGAGAAGTATGGGTATAGTAGTAGAAGGCAAACCAGTTAACGTTAATAGTTAA
- the nusG gene encoding transcription termination/antitermination factor NusG, with amino-acid sequence MELSDSSNEAKWYVVYTYSGYENKVKANLEKMVENRGMQNYIVDIVVPMEERTEIKAGKRKTTLRKVFPNYVLIKMVMNDDSWGAVRGVRGITGFVGAGTKPVPLSDSEMRAMGVEESTVVDFEVGDSVKIVTGPLENFIGTVEEINMEKKRVRVSVAMFGRETPVELEFMQIQKIIG; translated from the coding sequence ATGGAGTTGAGTGATTCATCGAATGAAGCTAAGTGGTACGTGGTATATACATATTCTGGTTATGAGAACAAAGTGAAAGCCAACTTAGAGAAGATGGTAGAGAACAGAGGAATGCAGAACTATATAGTAGATATTGTTGTTCCGATGGAAGAGAGAACCGAGATAAAAGCGGGAAAGAGAAAGACTACACTAAGAAAGGTATTTCCTAATTACGTTTTAATAAAGATGGTCATGAATGATGATTCGTGGGGAGCTGTAAGAGGAGTAAGAGGAATAACTGGATTTGTAGGAGCTGGAACTAAGCCTGTTCCGCTATCAGATTCTGAAATGAGGGCTATGGGAGTAGAAGAGAGCACGGTTGTGGATTTTGAAGTTGGAGATAGTGTTAAAATAGTGACGGGGCCACTAGAGAATTTTATAGGTACAGTTGAAGAGATAAATATGGAGAAGAAACGAGTTAGAGTGTCTGTAGCTATGTTTGGTAGAGAGACACCAGTTGAGTTAGAATTTATGCAGATACAAAAAATTATAGGTTGA
- the secE gene encoding preprotein translocase subunit SecE translates to MDDNKEAKVNKKMKNFRNYFKDMKNELKKVVWPDRAQLINNTVTVLVFTLLTGMLIWVADGLFSKLASWIYR, encoded by the coding sequence ATGGATGATAATAAGGAAGCAAAGGTTAATAAAAAAATGAAAAATTTTAGAAATTATTTTAAAGATATGAAGAATGAGTTAAAAAAGGTAGTTTGGCCTGATAGAGCTCAGCTAATCAATAATACGGTAACTGTGTTGGTATTTACTTTGTTAACTGGAATGCTCATATGGGTTGCGGACGGATTATTCAGTAAATTAGCTTCTTGGATATACAGATAA
- the rpmG gene encoding 50S ribosomal protein L33, which translates to MRVKITLACAECKQRNYDTKKNKRNDPDRLEMRKYCRFCRKHTAHKETK; encoded by the coding sequence ATGAGAGTAAAGATTACATTGGCATGTGCAGAGTGTAAGCAAAGAAATTATGATACAAAGAAAAACAAAAGGAATGATCCTGATAGATTAGAAATGCGCAAGTATTGTAGATTTTGCAGAAAGCATACTGCACACAAGGAAACGAAATAG
- a CDS encoding U32 family peptidase: MKVELLAPAGNLEKLKIAISYGADAVYIGGEKFGLREYADNFSLQEMREGVSFAHERGKKVYLTMNIIPHNSDLAGMDSYIKEVAKVGVDAVLVSDPGVFSIVKENAPNMEIHLSTQANNTNYKSANFWHSMGVKRVVLARELSFEEIKEIRDNTKEDLELEMFVHGAMCISYSGRCLLSNYMASRDSNKGQCAHPCRWKYYLMEEKRPGEYMPVFEDEKGTYIYNSKDLCLIERIPEIIKAKVSSLKIEGRMKSAFYVATVVGAYRKAIDAYYKDPENYIVDKSLVEEVSRASHRAYTTGFFDRKPDGNEQIYNTSTYIRDYEFLGMALEYDEFTHIAKVEQRNRFMLGDSIEVMNPDGTKFCQEIKEMWDENMESIDVAPHPQMIVYIKMDKKVSRYSMLEKKA; the protein is encoded by the coding sequence ATGAAAGTTGAATTATTAGCACCAGCAGGGAATTTGGAAAAATTGAAGATTGCGATATCTTACGGAGCTGACGCGGTTTATATAGGTGGAGAAAAATTTGGATTAAGGGAGTATGCAGATAATTTTTCGTTGCAAGAAATGAGAGAGGGAGTTTCTTTTGCACATGAAAGAGGCAAAAAAGTTTATCTTACAATGAATATCATACCTCATAATAGTGATTTAGCGGGCATGGATAGCTACATAAAGGAGGTAGCAAAAGTAGGAGTAGATGCGGTATTGGTGTCTGACCCAGGTGTGTTTAGTATAGTAAAAGAAAATGCTCCCAACATGGAGATCCACCTTAGTACACAAGCTAATAATACAAATTACAAAAGTGCAAATTTTTGGCATAGTATGGGTGTAAAAAGAGTAGTATTGGCCCGAGAGTTGTCATTTGAGGAGATAAAAGAGATTCGTGATAATACAAAAGAGGACTTGGAACTTGAGATGTTTGTGCATGGTGCTATGTGTATATCCTACTCAGGACGATGTCTTTTGAGTAATTATATGGCCAGTAGAGATTCCAATAAGGGTCAGTGTGCGCATCCTTGTAGATGGAAGTATTATTTAATGGAAGAGAAAAGACCAGGTGAGTACATGCCAGTATTTGAGGATGAAAAGGGTACTTACATTTATAATTCAAAAGATTTGTGCTTGATAGAACGCATACCAGAAATAATAAAGGCAAAAGTATCTAGTCTTAAGATTGAAGGTAGAATGAAGAGCGCTTTTTATGTTGCAACAGTAGTTGGTGCATATAGAAAGGCAATAGATGCATATTATAAAGATCCTGAAAATTATATAGTTGATAAATCGCTAGTAGAGGAAGTTTCGCGAGCAAGCCATAGAGCATATACAACTGGATTTTTTGATAGAAAGCCGGATGGGAATGAACAGATATATAACACAAGTACATATATAAGGGACTATGAGTTTTTAGGAATGGCGCTAGAGTACGATGAGTTTACTCATATCGCAAAAGTAGAACAAAGAAATAGATTTATGCTAGGGGATAGTATAGAGGTGATGAACCCGGATGGCACGAAATTTTGCCAAGAGATAAAAGAAATGTGGGATGAGAATATGGAGAGTATAGATGTTGCTCCACATCCACAAATGATAGTTTACATAAAAATGGATAAAAAAGTTTCAAGGTATTCTATGTTAGAGAAAAAAGCTTAG
- a CDS encoding O-methyltransferase — translation MICYDYINNYIRDMIPKSVDILKEMEEYAKDRHVPIVLPEVARFIIVVGMIKRPKRILEIGTAIGYSAITMSQVLEEGGMIDTIEINDEMATKARENIKRANLDNKINVILGDAREVLLDIDAKYDMLFIDAAKGQYFEFLEGARNKLNDGAIIMSDNVLYKGMVASDELVDKRKKTLIRKLREYAHSICNDASMETAIIPIGDGVALSFLKFARSGEDYL, via the coding sequence ATGATTTGTTACGATTACATAAATAATTATATAAGAGATATGATTCCAAAGTCGGTAGATATATTAAAAGAGATGGAGGAATATGCTAAGGATCGGCATGTGCCAATTGTGCTTCCTGAGGTGGCAAGGTTTATTATTGTGGTAGGAATGATTAAGAGGCCCAAGCGTATTTTAGAGATTGGCACTGCAATAGGGTATTCTGCTATTACCATGTCGCAGGTGTTAGAGGAAGGTGGTATGATAGATACCATAGAGATAAATGATGAAATGGCGACTAAAGCGAGAGAAAATATAAAGCGGGCTAATTTGGATAATAAGATAAATGTTATTTTAGGTGATGCAAGAGAAGTTTTGCTAGACATTGATGCGAAATACGATATGTTGTTTATTGATGCGGCGAAGGGGCAGTATTTTGAATTTTTAGAAGGAGCAAGGAATAAACTAAATGATGGTGCGATTATAATGTCTGATAATGTCTTATACAAAGGTATGGTAGCAAGTGATGAGCTTGTGGACAAAAGAAAGAAGACATTAATACGAAAGCTTAGGGAGTACGCGCATTCTATATGTAATGATGCGTCAATGGAGACAGCTATAATACCTATAGGCGACGGAGTGGCACTTAGTTTTTTGAAATTTGCAAGAAGTGGAGAGGATTATCTATGA
- the mltG gene encoding endolytic transglycosylase MltG, which produces MMNDLNELDEQRDITRKSKFRKIYCIGVLVAAVVLSCLSYKYAKSDVYNLSMLARANVSDVVRFNVPYGAGTRQIAENLFDAGVIKSRLVFRIVSRIHGYDGRYQAGMHIISKDYSYAQIMNALSGKSVCVRVTIPEGSCYKQIVDILVSKGVVREQEFIRAVNEEYFDYEFLDDVRGKNMWIEGYLFPDTYEFMATESAKDVINKFLRNFDKKFEKEYYTRAKRMNMTIQDVITLASIVEKEAKLPSDRRKIAGVFYNRLNSTDMKKLQSCATVQYVLYNKYGITKPVLSISDTQIDSPYNTYLNEGLPVGPICCPGKASIEAVLYPEKNDYYYFVAKKDGGHIFSTTNEEHMRAIKKVNE; this is translated from the coding sequence ATGATGAACGATTTAAACGAGTTAGATGAGCAAAGAGATATTACAAGGAAGTCGAAATTTAGGAAAATCTACTGTATCGGAGTGCTTGTAGCGGCAGTGGTGTTGAGTTGTTTATCGTATAAGTATGCTAAAAGCGATGTATATAACTTAAGTATGCTGGCTCGTGCGAATGTTTCTGATGTTGTTAGATTTAATGTACCGTATGGAGCTGGGACAAGGCAAATAGCAGAAAATTTGTTTGATGCAGGTGTTATAAAAAGCAGACTGGTGTTTAGAATCGTATCCAGGATACATGGATACGATGGTAGGTACCAGGCTGGTATGCACATAATATCAAAAGATTATTCTTATGCCCAGATAATGAATGCATTATCTGGGAAGTCTGTTTGTGTAAGGGTAACTATACCGGAAGGTAGTTGCTACAAGCAAATAGTTGACATATTAGTTAGTAAGGGAGTAGTAAGGGAACAAGAATTTATAAGAGCAGTTAATGAAGAATATTTTGATTATGAATTTTTGGATGATGTGAGAGGAAAGAACATGTGGATTGAAGGATATTTATTTCCTGACACATATGAGTTTATGGCTACAGAATCGGCAAAGGATGTTATAAACAAGTTTCTTAGAAATTTTGATAAGAAGTTTGAAAAGGAGTATTATACTAGGGCAAAAAGAATGAATATGACTATTCAAGACGTTATAACTTTAGCATCTATTGTGGAAAAGGAAGCAAAATTGCCATCTGACAGAAGGAAAATAGCTGGAGTTTTTTATAATAGATTAAATAGTACCGATATGAAAAAGTTGCAGTCTTGTGCTACTGTACAATATGTATTGTATAACAAGTATGGTATAACTAAGCCAGTACTTAGTATAAGTGACACACAAATAGATAGCCCGTATAATACATATTTAAATGAGGGATTGCCAGTAGGACCCATATGTTGCCCAGGTAAGGCATCTATAGAAGCGGTGCTTTATCCAGAAAAGAATGATTACTACTATTTTGTTGCAAAAAAGGATGGTGGGCATATTTTTTCCACTACAAACGAAGAACATATGAGGGCGATTAAAAAAGTGAATGAATAG
- the typA gene encoding translational GTPase TypA: MSTLKENIRNVAIIAHVDHGKTTLVDGLLRQSGTFRANEQVAERVMDSNDLEKERGITILAKNTAVWYNKTKINIVDTPGHADFGGEVERVLKMVDGVLLLVDAFEGTMPQTRFVLKKALQLNLKPIVVVNKIDRPEARPSEVLDEVLELFIELGADDDQIEFPVVYASARDGYAVYDLGDDKKDLKPLFETILDKVPSPKGDENGELQVLVSSIDYDEYVGRIAIGKVERGEIKVGMPAVICRKNGNNDATKIGKLYTFEGLKRVEVSDSKVGDIIAVSGVGDITIGETICSADCPDPLPFIDIDEPTLSMTFSVNNSPFAGREGTFVTSRHVRDRLYKELETNLSLRVEETDSPDSFKVSGRGELHLSILIETMRRQGYEFQVSKPAVILKEIDGKVHEPMEYLIIDVPEEFMGVVMEKLGMRKAEMVNMTSANGGYMRLEFKIPSRCLIGYRSELMTDTKGNGIMNHLFSGFEPYKGDIQVRQRGSMVAWEDGEAVTYGLFNAQERGSLFIVPGVKVYEGMIVGENARQEDIVINVCKRKHVTNMRASGADEALRLVPPRVMSLEQCLEFIGDDELVEITPENIRMRKKILNTEQRAKFQARNKN; encoded by the coding sequence ATGAGTACTTTGAAAGAAAATATTAGAAACGTGGCAATAATTGCCCATGTAGACCATGGTAAGACTACATTAGTTGATGGTCTGTTAAGACAAAGTGGTACATTTAGAGCGAATGAACAAGTTGCAGAAAGAGTTATGGATTCAAATGATCTAGAGAAAGAGAGAGGAATTACAATATTAGCTAAAAATACTGCAGTATGGTACAACAAAACAAAGATAAATATTGTAGATACACCAGGGCATGCGGATTTCGGAGGAGAAGTTGAGCGTGTTTTAAAAATGGTAGATGGTGTACTTCTTTTGGTAGATGCATTTGAGGGTACAATGCCACAGACTCGTTTTGTGCTAAAAAAGGCGCTTCAGTTAAATTTGAAGCCGATAGTTGTTGTTAATAAAATAGATAGGCCAGAAGCAAGACCTAGTGAAGTATTAGATGAAGTGCTGGAGCTATTTATAGAGCTTGGTGCAGATGATGATCAAATAGAGTTCCCGGTTGTGTATGCATCGGCGAGAGATGGCTATGCTGTGTACGATTTAGGGGATGATAAGAAAGATTTAAAGCCACTATTTGAAACAATACTAGATAAAGTTCCATCGCCTAAGGGGGATGAGAATGGTGAATTACAAGTTTTGGTATCTAGTATAGATTATGATGAGTATGTTGGAAGAATTGCTATAGGAAAGGTAGAAAGAGGAGAAATAAAGGTTGGAATGCCGGCCGTTATATGTAGAAAAAATGGTAATAATGATGCAACTAAGATAGGCAAGCTATATACTTTCGAGGGCTTAAAGAGAGTAGAAGTTAGCGATTCAAAAGTGGGTGATATAATAGCTGTGTCGGGAGTAGGAGATATAACAATAGGTGAGACTATATGTTCGGCCGATTGCCCGGATCCGCTACCATTTATTGATATAGATGAGCCAACATTATCTATGACGTTTAGTGTTAACAACAGTCCATTTGCAGGTAGAGAAGGGACATTTGTTACATCAAGACATGTAAGAGATAGACTCTATAAAGAACTTGAGACCAATTTGAGTTTAAGGGTTGAAGAAACAGATTCTCCTGATTCATTTAAAGTATCAGGTAGAGGGGAATTGCATTTGTCTATATTGATAGAGACAATGAGAAGACAAGGCTATGAATTCCAGGTATCCAAGCCAGCAGTAATTTTAAAAGAAATAGATGGGAAGGTACATGAGCCTATGGAGTATCTTATAATAGATGTTCCGGAAGAATTTATGGGAGTTGTTATGGAAAAGCTCGGTATGAGAAAGGCAGAGATGGTCAATATGACATCAGCTAATGGTGGATATATGAGGCTAGAGTTTAAGATACCATCGAGATGCCTGATAGGATATAGATCAGAGCTTATGACTGACACAAAAGGAAATGGAATAATGAATCACTTATTTAGTGGATTTGAACCATATAAAGGAGATATTCAGGTAAGGCAAAGAGGATCCATGGTTGCGTGGGAAGATGGAGAGGCTGTAACTTATGGCTTGTTCAATGCGCAAGAGAGGGGAAGTTTGTTTATAGTGCCCGGAGTGAAGGTATATGAGGGCATGATAGTAGGAGAAAACGCACGACAAGAGGATATAGTAATAAATGTTTGTAAGAGAAAACATGTTACTAATATGAGAGCATCAGGAGCAGATGAAGCACTAAGATTAGTGCCACCTAGAGTGATGAGTTTGGAGCAGTGCCTTGAGTTTATAGGTGATGATGAATTGGTAGAGATAACCCCAGAAAATATAAGGATGAGGAAGAAGATTTTGAACACAGAGCAAAGGGCAAAGTTTCAGGCAAGAAATAAAAACTAA
- a CDS encoding ankyrin repeat domain-containing protein: MKKSKFTPEELMLRACILGDKREVEILLERGVKVNIADKAGYTPLMYASGNGDLELVKFLVGKGAKVNVRDKDGFNSLGHAFGKWNKELVNYLVEKGAQVDVKDKDGFTPLMIACIRGKMEAVKCLVEKGAQVNVSNNKGFTPLTRAWLSRNMEMSEYLIEHGASILKLEKYLDYINEDVTEEYPVLNLMKAIYLNDVERLDDLGKFFETYWRNHNKVVSNMEVNRIIEKNVKADWANNFANSLKILLPKLNEMKKGNRAPKEVNKIDNIRKQIVGFIKAARREFEMGIIQNISQYISRSKNKVIDS; the protein is encoded by the coding sequence ATGAAAAAGTCAAAATTTACACCAGAGGAATTAATGTTAAGAGCTTGTATTTTAGGAGATAAAAGAGAAGTAGAAATTTTATTAGAAAGAGGGGTAAAAGTTAATATTGCTGACAAAGCTGGTTATACCCCATTGATGTATGCATCAGGGAATGGAGATTTGGAATTAGTAAAGTTTTTAGTGGGAAAAGGGGCAAAAGTAAATGTGAGAGATAAAGATGGATTTAATTCATTAGGACACGCTTTTGGTAAATGGAATAAGGAATTAGTAAATTATTTGGTGGAAAAAGGAGCGCAGGTTGACGTGAAAGATAAAGACGGTTTTACTCCATTGATGATAGCGTGTATTAGAGGAAAAATGGAGGCAGTGAAGTGCTTGGTGGAAAAAGGAGCACAAGTTAATGTTAGTAATAACAAAGGTTTTACTCCGTTAACGAGAGCATGGCTTAGTAGAAATATGGAAATGTCTGAATATCTTATAGAGCATGGAGCAAGTATTTTAAAACTTGAAAAGTATCTGGATTATATAAATGAGGATGTAACAGAAGAATATCCAGTATTAAATTTAATGAAAGCTATATATTTAAACGATGTTGAAAGATTAGATGATTTGGGTAAATTTTTCGAGACATATTGGAGGAATCATAATAAAGTGGTTTCAAACATGGAGGTAAATAGAATAATAGAAAAAAATGTAAAAGCAGATTGGGCCAATAACTTTGCAAATTCTTTAAAGATATTACTTCCAAAGTTGAATGAAATGAAAAAAGGGAACAGAGCACCCAAAGAAGTTAATAAAATTGACAACATAAGAAAACAAATTGTGGGATTTATAAAGGCAGCAAGAAGAGAGTTTGAGATGGGTATAATTCAAAACATTAGTCAATACATAAGTAGGTCTAAAAATAAGGTGATAGATAGTTAG
- a CDS encoding ankyrin repeat domain-containing protein, which produces MTNEEEKLLELCRYGDITEVERLVQNKVNVNVKNSFENTPLMFACGSGNYELVKYLVENGADINAKDQFGRTVIMSACKGGNLKIVKYLEGKGANINEKDQFNNTSLINACSSKELAIVKYLVEEKKLDINESNEFGIDSLMYACEYGNLKTVKYLINKGANVNAKDENLTTPLMRACEINNMEIVKYLVDMGADVNARDINGATILIKLTEEDFADPKMIEYLLEKGADILGLEEYTNYIDYPTEEYPILHFVKALYTKDLEEISDLNKFFEGYWRNHNIVSARGKSGRMLERTMKADFTNNFANSMKRLLPKLDEMKKESRAKSELDKIENIRKQIIEFIKTERREREIGVIQNINEIRGKDKGRSM; this is translated from the coding sequence ATGACAAATGAAGAAGAAAAATTATTAGAATTGTGTAGATACGGGGATATAACCGAAGTGGAGCGTTTAGTTCAAAATAAGGTAAATGTTAATGTGAAAAATTCTTTTGAAAATACACCACTTATGTTTGCGTGTGGTAGTGGTAATTATGAATTGGTAAAGTACTTGGTTGAAAACGGAGCAGATATTAATGCAAAGGATCAATTTGGAAGAACTGTAATTATGAGTGCGTGTAAAGGAGGAAACTTAAAGATAGTAAAATATCTTGAGGGGAAAGGTGCCAATATTAACGAAAAGGATCAGTTTAATAACACGTCATTGATCAACGCTTGTTCAAGCAAAGAATTAGCTATAGTAAAATATTTGGTAGAAGAAAAGAAATTGGATATTAATGAAAGTAATGAATTTGGTATTGACTCATTAATGTATGCATGTGAGTATGGCAATTTAAAAACAGTAAAATATTTGATAAATAAAGGAGCAAACGTTAATGCTAAAGATGAAAATTTAACTACTCCTTTAATGCGTGCGTGTGAGATAAATAACATGGAAATAGTAAAGTATTTAGTAGATATGGGAGCAGATGTTAATGCACGGGATATAAATGGAGCAACTATATTAATTAAGTTAACAGAAGAGGATTTTGCAGATCCTAAAATGATTGAGTATTTATTAGAAAAAGGAGCGGACATTTTAGGCTTAGAAGAATATACGAATTATATTGATTATCCTACAGAAGAATATCCAATATTGCATTTTGTGAAGGCTTTATATACAAAAGACTTAGAGGAAATATCAGACCTAAACAAGTTCTTTGAAGGGTATTGGAGAAATCATAATATAGTAAGTGCAAGAGGGAAGTCGGGAAGGATGCTAGAAAGGACAATGAAAGCAGATTTTACTAATAATTTTGCTAATTCAATGAAGAGATTACTTCCTAAATTAGACGAGATGAAAAAGGAAAGTAGAGCAAAAAGTGAACTTGATAAAATTGAAAATATAAGAAAACAAATTATTGAATTTATAAAGACAGAAAGAAGAGAGCGCGAGATTGGTGTAATTCAAAATATTAACGAAATTAGGGGTAAGGATAAAGGAAGATCAATGTAG